The nucleotide sequence tgtctgaagccaaatttgaaacccagaaccttccatctctgagcctgactcaattcactgagccacctagctgcccccaaagctcaattttaaaaaaaaattaatgctaaaaagatttttatgtaattagaagatatttaatgaaataaaaaatattgaaaaattaaattaaaaaaaaattttaagaaaggagGACCTCAATGAGTATGGTAGTTATATGAGTAGAGTGAAGGGGATAGACACAAAATATATTATAGAGATAATTTTGACAAGATTTAACAACTgtttgggagggggaaaggacaaggaagaatcaaagatggCTCCACGGCTAGAAAGCTGTGGTACTACAAAAGTAATTGTGCTCTTaccagaaagacagaaacagaagttTGGGAAGAAGGGGGTGGAACTTCATAgtatcatagatgtagagctaggagggatcttagtggtcatctagttcaactccctcactttacagatgaggaaactgagatctccAGAGGGTAAGTGCAAAGTCACTAAGAGAATAACAGAGCTTAGCTTTGCATCTAAATTATCAATTCCAGGTGTCATTATCAAGGCTTAGAAGAGGTATGTTTTAGATGTATGTACACttaagaattaaaacaaaatagttAAATAGAGCAAAACTACATAAACATTCATGTAGTGGaattttgttccatttttatattttccagcATCTTTCTTATCCTAATTGCCTCCCCATAATGTAGAGGTGACCCTGGCTTATCTAAGTCTGCCTGTACAGCACCATTTCTAGCAAGGCCTGCTATACTAGAAAGGCTTCAGGTACAGACCCATTTTGGCAGAATTCAGAGAGCCTCATTACAAACACAATCAAGTGATATTTTGTGTGTAGGTCTTATTTTATAATGAGTCTTGGGGTATATAGCAACTAATGAAACCATCTGCTAATTATGGAGGGATTATGATCTAAATCAGTGAAGATCATTGAAATTACAGATCCTTTGAAGTAAGAAGGAATTTATGGAGCTCATTACATTAAGAAATGGTAtatgataaaaaagagagaatacttTGGGAATTTGGGAATTAAAGAGCTATGATTGTATGAGAATATGGACTATCTCCAAAGCAAATTATAGCCACTCTTTAAGTTAAATTTGGATAGGTGCtataaccaaaaataaaagttcatCCACTTTTGGCCAGTCAGCCTCTCTGAACTCAAGTAGTCTGCTGCTTAAACATAGACTGAAATCTCATCATTGGAAACACACTTGAAGCCTTTCCTGCCTGGCAGGATCTGCTAGAGCTGGCATTCTGCTAGTCTTTAAAAAGCCAGTTGCAACAAAAAGACATTGAAGTAGAATTTAGTGGAGTAATTTTAGATATGGTCCAAATAAACTAATAGTTAATACAAATTCATCTAAACTTGTTAAGATGAAAAATACAATGTGTTAAGAAAAACTAGGATCTTTGAGTTCTTTAATCCTGATATCAAGAAGAATATCCATAGTTCTAACCCAATATTGCCATTCTCATATTCTGGTGAGGCTGTGCAGTTTGGGTTTCATTTCTTGTTCAAGGAAAATGACTATGCCAGAGTCATAGACTAATTGTATTGTACTACACATAGTTAGACAGAAAGGAGACAGTGGTGAACGATTAGTACAAATCCGTCACTACTCACTGAAAAACAGCTCAAAAAATATGCCTTCCTACTGGGAGAGATTTCTTCTTATATGAATAATAGGGGTATTAACAAAATCATGATTGGTTTGCTATATCAGACCTGCAAGTGGGGAGTAAGAAAAGGCACCTGAGATTAACTGTAACTGAGCATCTTAGAGGGTTTTTGCAATCAAACAGCAATACTTTTCAACTTTTATCTTCCCTCCCCATTTCAACCATTTAGTCCCCTTGGAGGTGATTGTAGTCACAGAACTCAAAACAGGATTCAGAAATCTGAAGGAAGAGAACAAGGGTCATTTTTAAATAACACTTCCACTTTTAACTATATTTTATTGCCCATTGGCAAAAATGTCACTTCTGTTTCATCTATAACTCCTACAAAATCAGAATTGATTTCTAGCACTGTATTAGAATTTCAATATGACAAAGTTGATGTCCACTGTGGAGTATGTGGTaatggaattatgccaaaagtaAAATCTGTTTTAGTGAGGGAAAATAATTAcacattacattttcttttatcattgaTTCTACTATTCCTTTCTGTTAAAGTAGACAAAAAAAGGTTTGGCTTTATATGTCTATGGCTGTTCCCACCTCTACAACACTCCTAAATGTCCTCCTAACTTCTTGAGAATTAGGACTTTGGTAAcagttaaaattaatggttggacaatgattatatgaaattatgcagTCACCagtattatatcttgagtcagaaatttatttacaaataatacagaggaaacaataaagaagagaaatgtgagggagaTAGAGAAGTTATCCTATCAACCTAAGCAAAacaggtctgcttaatccagacagagattaattagctctcaaccaggaaggctggtagtgagtaaacACTTGGctgcctccaagatggaagctagtctctccagaagctaggaaaagGGTCAGCCTTTTATTTACCCAAcaaagtaatccaagagtcagagttCAAGTAGAATCCGAGCCCATGATCCAAGTAGTAGTCTCCAGGGaagctcccttgaagactatctgtgactatctccagaagacaatctcttcagactatcttcttgGACAATCTGCCCAAGAGGTTGGGacttgctttttatggtgacttctcccttcccctcttcacaggagccaatcacagtttccaaattgtttagcactgcccagggggtatctgtaggatcaacttctcaccttctgaaggttaagttctcatcaaaaagattcacagattcctggttgattgaatcaaaaaggttcacaATTTCCTGGTTTGGTTGAATTTttaagggtgtgaattctctaagtaccttgctagcttcttaCCTGGTACTAAGTAaggtgtttaatcttttgttgattcaattcaaaagtagacaatcctgtcttcagtcttgTGAGGTACAAAGTAGGGGTATTTAAATTAGTGTTatctcaggatagacaatagagcaaagaattctctttcagtCTCTTATTTCATCTCCAACTCCCCATAACTATGTACACAAGAGTTCAGTAAATTTTGATACAGTATCTTATGCTGGAATGAGAAATCATAATTCATTATCTTATCTAGCCCTGCCTCTTCTGGCTCTTTCAGGAGGTCCTGTGCTAagagtgggaggagaaacactATCATACTCCACACTTGGTCATGAATGTAGTGAAAAACTGAGCTAAACCCTTCTTTCTGGAGGATTGAATCTAGTTCTACCTTTATTTGCTTTTGGTGAGCCGAACAAGAAGACTTAAGCTAAAGCTAGGAGAAGAGGAGTAGCCAAGGATTATTTGCAATTGTGAGATATAATGTTTCCAGAAAAAAGTCActgatatttttctcctttttttgttcctctttcaGATTGATTCATGGTGCAAAGATAATAGCTATGTAATTGCTGGTTATTATCAAGCTAATGAACGTATAAAAGACGCCAGGTATGTCCATGCAAAATCTTTGTTACTACTTTGTAATCTGCCAAGAAACATCATTAAACATATTATCTCTGTTAGGAGGACTAATTCTTGATAAATTCTTTGGAGGTTTTTGGTAGTACCAAGATGTGAAATCTGTATATCAAagacttttcttttatttatttgtttgtttgtttgtttgtttgttttaaaggaaTAAACTTACTTTTActtccccctctagttttgttttcttttttaaaggatatgATGAGGTCACATAAGAAAACTACCAtcctagaatttatttttttttaatatttttcttttaatcaataatACAATTGAATTCTCAGTTATTCACATTAATGCTGGTCACATGGATGAGTCAAAAAAGAACTCctaaaagtaatttatatttgaCTTTGGAATCCATTTTTGCATTGGATTTTAACATGAGTGTCTCATGATTGGGAAATGCATTTTAGTCAACCCATGAACTTGGAGCAGAAAGTCTCTCCCATTACACCTCTTTTCTGTTCTCTATTGTAAGCTAAGTATACCTTGGGACAGAGCACTCTGGAAGGATGTCGTCTCTTAAATGGGcccaaaaaatacatatattgttattttttaattgggagAATTTGAGGGCTCTTAATCTGTTAGacatttgtggattttttttttcctgctgcttTCTTTGTAAGCACATTTCCTAGttgttccttgtttctttttttaagcttgGCATGAAAGGCAATCAAGAATTTTACCCCACACCATTACTAAAGACGTTTGTATATTCAGTAACATGGATAAAGTTCTTGTCATCAGCCCCGggcctcccccttcccccatcagGTTGAGTAGAATTAActgttttctaaattaatatatgTTTAATTCAAATTTTTCCCATGAAGGTAAAAGGTAAATAACATGCTTCAGTTTCAAAGGTCTGAAATCGAAACACCCTATACAAGTGATTAAGATGGAGTTATTGTTTCATTAACTAGACTAGATTATACCAATAATTTGTCCCTGagcttttaatttataaaaactaACAAAGTATGGGAAAATACTTCaaagatttatatatttttattctaaatggTTACCTTGAAATAGACAATTAAGGGAGGCAAGATCATCCCaagaaatgttatttaaaatattttctccttttaaaaagcatttgctaCAAGTGACCAATACAGCCACTTAAAAACTGTTTAAACTACCCATTTTTCCATGGATGCCATGTCTTGGCTTTCAGCTGATCTCTGTCACTGTTCTCTCACAGTCTTTTTAGattgctcttctctcttttctatctaAAAATCTTTGACCTGCTTTTTTTTTGACACTtattgagttcatcccattttcactatttgacaatactactgctactactacttctaatactactactaataataatactaataataactagtattaggtagtactttaagatttgcaaagtactttataactattaactcattttatcttcacaacaaccttaagAGATAGGGGCTGtgatcccattttgcagatgaggaaactgaggcagatagatgttgagtgacttggccaaggccatACAGTTTGTGAGTATCTGGGACTGGAttggaattcaagtcttcctgagttgAGGTCTAGAGCTGTACAACTACTGCTCCACCAAGCTACTTTGATGACTTCAAAATATAAATGACCAAATATGATCTCTTGCCCTCTTTCTAGATCCATGATCCCATTTTTCTAGGAGTACACTACACATATTAAATGCTTAGtagatgtttattgaatgaatgaggcTACGTATTATCATCAACTCTGGGATGTCCCAGCAACACCTAAAATCTAACAtgaaaattgaactcattatcacTTTGCTTACCctcctccaattttttttaagttcctttcaCACTTCCTCTATAGTTTGCATTCCCTCAACCCTGAAACCTTAAAATTGTTTGAGACTGCTGTCCTTCTCTTTATCATCCCAGCCCTGCTTGCTCTCCCTCAGAAGTGTCTCTcagatttgatttttcttttccatttcccaaaagtaaatgaatacaatttttaaaatttggctcAGGTCAAAAATATTTTACTCATGATTTTACTAGCCTAtttcaattcctattttattGTCATATGTCAGTTTTTAACAACCATAACACACACTAACTAGAAATTATTTGGTTTTTCTTCTCTAGTCCAAATCAGGTTGCTGAGAAGGTAGCTTCCAGAATCGCAGAGGGTTTCAATGACACCGCACTCATCATGGTATAAAATATTTGATTATCTTGTTTTTTCCCCTAGAGTTAATGGGGTTAATATTAAGCCTTTGGTTTACATCCAGCTTTGTTGTTTGGCACAAGGCCCTACTTCTCCTTTCTGGAGgaaatttcaataatttttcttCACTTAAACACCAGATTCTTCATCTGTTCCTACCTTTAAATAGTATTACCAAGAACAGGCAATATAGTGTGTTGTCTGGGAAAGTTAAAAGAAGGCATGATTTGAGGAAACCTGTAGCAAAGCAAATATCAGTGGAATAACCAAACTTCATCAAGAGCCTTATTTGGCAGTTCTGATTTTAAAGGAGAATTGTTGTGCTTGACAGTAACATAGAAATAGCATAGTAACAGAaatcctcatctgaaaaaatgcttGTGTTTATGTAGATATTTTCTGCCTAATAGACTATTTATCTTGGGAAGGATTATGTTGCGTGTCCACATGTCAGATACTCGGCATCAGCATCTTTTAGGAGGAATATTTTTGCCTTCGGTCATTGTATACATTGCTTCCTTATGAGATATTAAGAGATAGCAGAAGATGTATCAAAAGATGGCAGCTGCTTTTTAGTTACCCAGTTTGTTCTGAATGTTTGTTCACACTAGTATTTTTATTCTTGTACCTTAGGTAGACAACACAAAGTTTACAATGGAGTGCATAGAACCCACCATTCATGTGTATGAGCATCATGAAAACAAATGGAGGTGCAGAGATCCACACTAGTGAGTTCTTGACGTTACTTTATTTATGAGTTATTTTTAGACTGTTCAATATGATTCAGCGTATTTTCCACTCTGTCCATATAAATTTTGAGGTGTCCTAATTCCCAGAATAAGAAAAATTTAACTATGACCTTAACTAAGATCATAACTCTTGATATCTTCTGCCCCCAAAAAAATGTATTGGAAAGAACCCTGTTTGAAGACCTTGGATCAAGTCTCATTTCTGATACCAGCGCCAACTAGCTACTTGATGAGAGCCACTTCACATTATTTCATATCCTGCATTCCCCCAGGCTGTAATACTTGCCATACCTGCCTTCCAGATTTGTTTCATAGAAAGTGCTTCGTAAACCtgaaagcactctataaatgtgagGAATTACTGTAATGTTGGTGGGTCTTTTATACTCTCCCAGCCCACCACATCATCCTCCTGTTTCCATTTACAAAATCTTCTGACATTATTGATATAAGATAGTATTTGCAGCTTTAACCTTCTCATTTCAACACTTCTGATGAGTCTGTTTTGCTCACCATTATCATTTGGGTTTTTTCAGGTTCATCATTTGTTGGGTGATTTCTTTTCAACAATCATCTTAATTAGGAGCATCACAAAGCCCAGAACAGTTCCAAGTACAACCCAAACCAGAATAAAATGTCATTGGGAAGTAGAtcacaaaattttttaatgtgataaatcctgcataatattaatttgtggttttctaagtcacttTGCACTCTCAGGGCTACCTCTAGATCATTTAGTAGTCCCTGTTTCTGGTGGAATCTGATCTTAAATCGACATTTTCACTTAAAATTTGTCAGCTCATTCTTCAAATCttccatatattatctctttattatttatttactattcttTACAATAAACTTTTCAGAGCAAGGATTTAACTTTTCTGCAGCCCTGTTTCTGTGAAATATCTTCACACATGTGCATTCAGTCTCTAGGTTTTCCATGTGtgttttttgtaatattttgcttatagatgtttttCCCCATCTCCTTTAATTGAAAGAGTCAATGacgtttattttcattttgaaaagactattaattccaaattgtttgaCCTTGTAGTGACTATTGTGAAGACTGGCCagaagcccagaggatctcagcaTCTCTCTTGGACAGCAGGTCTTATGAAACCCTTGTGGATTTTGATAACCATCTGGACGACATCCGAAATGACTGGACAAATCCAGAGATCAATAAAGCTGTTCTACACCTATGTTAGGGAGGGATTCCACTGACTGATTTATGGGCATTTCCACTAcactgaagaggaaaaaagaaatatttttaaatgtaaatagaatAATATCTCATACCTTGTGTGGAAAGGCAAGCAGTTTTAAGAAATGGCATGTGGCTTCAAAGAGGCAATGTGTCTAAGCAgtcatctttttaaaacaaagatcTCTAGAGGAGATACAGACTGTCAAGTCTAGCTATCCCTGTGGATTCCTTCCCAGTTGTATGTTGCTCTAACCTTCAAAATCAAAGCTATTTCTGCTTGTCCAAGATTGTTCCTATTAAATGATTTTAACTAACCTTTTATATTCTTGAGAGAATACTTTTTAAGACTTATGAACTATCTTTACAAAAACAACAAATCTTATCCTTTAACTAATGTTTTGGGGAGTTTTATTTGAGTTCATACTATAAAATACAGTCTTAGGACCAGGTCTGAAAATCTACTACGGATACCTTAGTACCAAGTCACTACCCCAGACTACTTATGCAAATAGGGCATCTCAGAGCAGTTGAGCATGTTTGGGATAGAAGACTGTACTACTTAAAGCAATATTTACTCAAAAAGCCACAGTGGGAATAAAACTACTATTAAAGTTGTGGGCAGAAACAAGGATTGTGTCACAAGAACTTGGCTTGGAGCACAGCATCATAGCAATCAACCAGAAAGCTCCAAAACCCAGAAAGAGTGGAAGAGAACATGGCATTGTACTAGGATTTGATGCAGTCTCTTTCTGGGTTTTGAAAGTCATTAAGCATTCCTAGTTGTTGACTCACTTGCATAATCATCCAAATAATTCTAAcaaatttcttcaaaataattgcCATTGCTTTTGTATTTAGAGCAAAAAATTCAGTTCATAAAGCTGAACAAGAAAATGAATGTATCTTTTTTATCGGTACCTTTGGTGGTTTCTAACAAAATCTTACAAAAGGGATGGGAAACTTTATAGCACCATGCATTTGTTGTTCctttttctattaattattttgtaCAGTGTTCAGTGTACTGTACCTTTCCTATTGTCTGTCTCCTCTTACTGCATTGAGAAAACTTGTAACAATTGGCTGAACCAAATGATCTTTGAAAAGGGTTCACTTTATAGCATTCAGTATTTTACTCTTAACCAGCAAAAAATCATTTGGACCATCATATTCAAAAAGCATGCTTTAGTCCATGACCTcttagggtcatagatttagacctggagaGGACCTTAGGAAATTCCTCTAGTTCAAaccctcatttttacaaatgaggaaactgagggctaggAAGGATAAGctatttgccaaaggtcacatggGTATTAAGTGGCAAACCCAGTTCCTTAGATCCCAAATCCAGTGATCTTAACCACATACCATGTTTTTGCAGatgttatttccctcttcttccctttcctcagcTCTCAGCTTTTTCATTGCATAAAGAATAATGTTCTATATAGGGCATATATAGGTTATAGAGCCCTCTGtattcattatctt is from Gracilinanus agilis isolate LMUSP501 chromosome 2, AgileGrace, whole genome shotgun sequence and encodes:
- the EMC8 gene encoding ER membrane protein complex subunit 8 isoform X1, encoding MPGVKLTTQAYCKMVLHGAKYPHCAVNGLLVAEKQKPRKEQPAHGGLSSHQTLFVDCIPLFHGTLALAPMLEVALTLIDSWCKDNSYVIAGYYQANERIKDASPNQVAEKVASRIAEGFNDTALIMVDNTKFTMECIEPTIHVYEHHENKWRCRDPHYDYCEDWPEAQRISASLLDSRSYETLVDFDNHLDDIRNDWTNPEINKAVLHLC
- the EMC8 gene encoding ER membrane protein complex subunit 8 isoform X2, whose protein sequence is MPGVKLTTQAYCKMVLHGAKYPHCAVNGLLVAEKQKPRKEQPAHGGLSSHQTLFVDCIPLFHGTLALAPMLEVALTLIDSWCKDNSYVIAGYYQANERIKDASPNQVAEKVASRIAEGFNDTALIMVDNTKFTMECIEPTIHVYEHHENKWRCRDPH